The following are encoded in a window of Ogataea parapolymorpha DL-1 chromosome VII, whole genome shotgun sequence genomic DNA:
- a CDS encoding 60S ribosomal protein L16-B — MSSFEKVVVIDGKGHLLGRLASTIAKELLNGQKIVVVRCEALNISGEFFRNKLKYHDYLRKRTRFNANRGPFHFRAPSRILYKAVRGMISHKTARGKAALERLKVFEGVPPPYDKKKRVVVPQALRVLRLKPGRKYTTLGKLSSSVGWKYESVVDALEEKRKVRSAEYYAKKKAQLRKVTAAKSAVATSEASSKLSALGY; from the coding sequence ATGAGCTCTTTTGAGAAGGTTGTTGTCATTGACGGAAAAGGACACTTGTTGGGAAGATTGGCCTCCACTATCGCCAAGGAGCTTCTCAACGGCCAGAAGATTGTCGTTGTGAGATGTGAGGCTCTCAACATCTCTGGTGAATtcttcagaaacaaattGAAGTACCACGACTACCTGAGAAAGAGAACTAGATTCAACGCCAACAGAGGACCTTTCCACTTCAGAGCCCCATCCAGAATTCTCTACAAGGCTGTCAGAGGTATGATTTCCCACAAGACCGCCAGAGGTAAGGCTGCTTTGGAGAGATTGAAGGTGTTTGAAGGTGTTCCACCTCCATacgacaagaagaagagagtTGTTGTTCCTCAGGCCCTGAGAGTCTTGAGATTGAAGCCAGGCAGAAAGTACACCACTTTGGGCAAGCTTTCTTCCTCCGTTGGATGGAAATACGAGTCCGTCGTCGATGCTCTGGAAGAGAAGCGTAAGGTCAGATCTGCTGAGTACTacgccaagaagaaggctCAACTTAGAAAGGTCACTGCTGCCAAGTCTGCTGTTGCTACATCTGAGGCCTCCTCCAAGCTTTCTGCTCTTGGTTACTGA
- a CDS encoding Acetyl-coenzyme A synthetase 2, whose amino-acid sequence MTQEQVHSVVHEANNVKARATPQAFFDKQPAKSLSSLEEYKAMYKQSIEDPEGFFGPLAKQYLDWDKDFKVVKSGSLANGDVAWFLGGELNACYNCVDRHAFANPDKTAIIFEADNEEQSRKLTYGELLNQVSQVAGVLKSWGIKKGDTVAIYLPMTPEALIAMLAVVRLGAIHSVIFAGFSAGSIRDRVSDAGCKAVITCDEGKRGGKIINTKKIVDEGLKDCPTVEKVLVYKRTGSEVPMKEGRDFFWDEECDKFPKYCPPVPVNSEDPLFMLYTSGSTGAPKGVVHCTGGFLLGALLTTKYVFDVQSQDVLFTAGDVGWITGHSYALYGPLSIGAATIVFEGTPAYPDYGRFWKIVEKHRATHFYVAPTALRLLKKSGEAEIEKYDLSSLRTLGSVGEPIAAEIWEWYDQKIGKSLCHISDTYWQTESGSHLIAPLAGAIPTKPGAATLPFFGVDAVIIDPVTGKVLEGNDVEGVLAVRSSWPSLARTVYKNHHRYVETYLKPYPGFYFTGDGAGRDHDGYYWIRGRVDDVVNVSGHRLSTSEIESVLLENAHVSEAAVVGINDDITGQAVIAFVQLKNESETDDAEALTALRKALVVHVRSIIGPFAAPKSIIVVPDLPKTRSGKIMRRVLRKVCSGEAKGLGDLSTLSNPQSVETIIKNVEDQFGVKN is encoded by the coding sequence ATGACCCAAGAACAGGTTCATTCAGTGGTTCACGAGGCCAACAATGTCAAAGCGCGGGCCACTCCGCAGGCCTTTTTTGACAAGCAGCCGGCCAAGTCTCTGtcttctttggaggagTACAAAGCCATGTACAAGCAGTCGATCGAAGATCCGGAGGGGTTTTTCGGGCCGTTGGCCAAGCAATATCTTGATTGGGACAAGGATTTTAAAGTGGTCAAGTCTGGCTCGCTCGCAAATGGCGATGTGGCGTGGTTTTTGGGCGGAGAGCTGAACGCGTGCTACAACTGTGTTGATAGACACGCTTTTGCCAATCCAGACAAGACTGCCATTATTTTCGAGGCTGACAACGAGGAACAGAGCCGCAAGCTCACGTATGGCGAGCTTCTGAACCAGGTCTCGCAGGTTGCAGGTgttttgaagagctgggGCATCAAGAAAGGCGACACGGTGGCTATCTACCTGCCAATGACTCCCGAGGCTTTGATTGCGATGTTGGCTGTTGTGCGTCTCGGAGCGATCCATTCTGTCATCTTTGCCGGCTTTTCTGCCGGCTCCATCAGAGACAGAGTCAGCGATGCTGGCTGCAAGGCCGTGATTACTTGCGACGAAGGTAAAAGAGGTGgcaagatcatcaacaccaagaaAATCGTGGACGAAGGGCTCAAAGACTGTCCAACCGTCGAAAAGGTGCTTGTTTACAAGAGAACGGGCTCCGAGGTGCCAATGAAGGAGGGAAGAGATTTCTTCTGGGACGAAGAATGCGACAAATTCCCGAAGTACTGTCCTCCGGTGCCGGTGAACTCTGAGGACCCATTGTTCATGTTGTATACTTCTGGATCCACTGGTGCTCCTAAGGGTGTTGTCCACTGCACGGGCGGGTTCCTGCTGGGCGCTCTCCTGACCACCAAGTATGTTTTTGACGTTCAGTCGCAGGATGTTCTTTTCACTGCCGGAGACGTTGGCTGGATCACCGGCCACTCGTACGCATTGTACGGCCCATTATCCATCGGCGCGGCCACCATTGTCTTTGAAGGAACGCCAGCTTACCCAGACTACGGCCGCTTTTGGAAGATTGTCGAGAAACACCGTGCTACCCATTTTTACGTTGCACCAACTGCCCTGAGACTTCTCAAGAAGTCTGGCGAGGCGGAGATCGAAAAATACGACCTCTCGTCTTTGCGGACTTTGGGCTCTGTCGGAGAGCCAATTGCGGCAGAGATCTGGGAGTGGTACGACCAGAAAATCGGCAAGAGTCTGTGCCACATCTCTGACACCTACTGGCAGACCGAATCGGGATCTCACTTGATCGCACCACTGGCAGGTGCTATTCCTACCAAGCCAGGTGCAGCCACATTGCCATTCTTCGGCGTGGACGCCGTCATCATCGACCCTGTCACCGGAAAGGTCTTGGAAGGAAATGATGTCGAGGGAGTGCTTGCCGTcagatccagctggccaTCTCTCGCAAGAACCGTCTACAAAAACCACCACCGGTACGTGGAAACCTATCTGAAACCGTACCCTGGGTTCTATTTCACGGGAGACGGTGCTGGAAGAGACCACGACGGCTACTATTGGATCCGAGGAAGAGTCGACGACGTTGTCAATGTCTCGGGCCACAGACTGTCCACTTCCGAGATCGAGTCGGTTCTGCTGGAGAACGCCCATGTTAGCGAGGCCGCTGTTGTTGGAatcaacgacgacatcACTGGCCAGGCCGTCATTGCATTTGTGCAGCTGAAGAACGAGTCCGAGACAGACGACGCAGAGGCGCTCACTGCCCTCAGAAAAGCGCTCGTGGTGCACGTTAGAAGCATAATTGGGCCGTTtgctgctccaaaaagcATTATTGTCGTTCCAGACCTGCCAAAGACCCGGTCTGGCAAGATCATGAGAAGAGTGCTCCGTAAGGTGTGTTCCGGAGAGGCCAAGGGTCTGGGCGACCTGAGCACACTGTCCAACCCACAGTCTGTTGAGACCATCATTAAGAACGTGGAGGATCAGTTTGGCGTGAAGAACTGA
- a CDS encoding SH3 domain protein implicated in the regulation of actin polymerization — protein sequence MEISIGNELKDAFKPTERWVKAGLEWIGDLEAFYRQRAVIEAEYADKLKSLCSETFKKKAKVSAAVSVGPDPLITPGSLESASLVAWNEIISQTEQLAKERGDLAKQFDKRVVATFSDIQARYDAIRQRWKQADEDLQTVRNKHFEEVNKAKKEYDSACQAMENQRSKTEKSSGERTHHKYEKREFEMNVAKNNYLIKINIANRLKDKYYYQDLPEVLDGLQALNESRVNRVNGVWLTATALERQSLENGLKCLDSMERMVKQNLPKLDTVMFVKHNMGNWTEPADFYYVPSNIWHDDESMITTSGELEVLKQRLSESSRLYERYERICAEEKQQLAENAEERRRLMEDAFSEVKVKSKDEYYKYEILLSKGLAELHKFANDDTNRVTAEVEIETIQSAAEGKDLTLTRPVEKKKKRTLGFLRKKTANEPELDDVQSVTSGVSRLTTTTHGSTKGRLFGQIGSILSGGSSSGPSAKALYAYTAGDADEASIMPGDELQVLEEDTGSGWTRVQTPAGETGLVPTTYIQVSQSKKQGPKVAPRKGARRVKYMEILYDYEPQGDDELGVAVGDRVAVVTEDPGTGWTEGEIDGVKGLFPTSYGRLVE from the coding sequence ATGGAGATTAGCATAGgaaacgagctcaaggacgCGTTCAAGCCGACAGAGCGGTGGGTGAAGGCTGGATTGGAGTGGATTGGCGACCTGGAGGCATTTTACCGCCAGCGGGCTGTCATTGAGGCCGAGTACgccgacaagctgaagagcCTGTGTTCGGAGACGTTTAagaaaaaggccaaggTTTCTGCCGCGGTGAGCGTCGGGCCGGACCCATTGATTACTCCCGGGTCTTTGGAAAGTGCTAGTTTGGTTGCATGGAATGAGATCATCTCGCAGACGGAGCAGTTGGCCAAGGAGCGCGGCGATCTGGCCAAGCAGTTCGATAAGCGGGTCGTGGCGACTTTCTCGGATATCCAGGCGCGCTACGACGCGATCCGGCAGAGATGGAAGCAGGCGGACGAGGACCTACAGACTGTGAGAAACAAGCATTTTGAAGAGGTCAACAAGGCGAAAAAAGAGTACGACAGTGCGTGTCAGGCGATGGAGAACCAGCGGtcgaaaacagaaaaaagcAGCGGGGAGCGGACGCATCACAAGTACGAGAAGAGGGAGTTTGAGATGAACGTGGCAAAAAACAACTATctgatcaaaatcaacattGCTAATCGGCTCAAGGACAAATACTACTACCAGGACCTGCCTGAAGTTCTGGACGGGCTGCAAGCATTGAATGAGTCGCGGGTGAACCGTGTGAATGGTGTCTGGCTGACGGCGACGGCTCTGGAGCGACAGAGCCTGGAAAACGGTCTCAAGTGTCTGGATAGCATGGAGCGCATGGTGAAACAGAACCTGCCGAAGCTGGACACGGTGATGTTTGTGAAGCACAACATGGGCAACTGGACGGAGCCGGCGGACTTCTACTACGTTCCGTCGAACATCTGgcacgacgacgagtcgatGATCACGACGAGcggcgagctcgaggtgctgaagcAGAGACTGAGCGAGAGCTCTCGTTTGTACGAGAGATACGAGCGGATTTGTGCAGAGGagaaacagcagcttgcgGAGAACGCGGAGGAGCGGCGGCGGCTGATGGAAGATGCGTTTTCGGAGGTGAAGGTCAAGTCGAAGGACGAATATTACAAGTACGAGATCTTATTGAGCAAAGGTCTGGCGGAGCTGCACAAGTTTGCGAACGACGACACGAACCGGGTCACGGCCGAGGTCGAGATCGAGACGATCCAGTCGGCGGCCGAGGGCAAGGACCTGACGCTGACGCGGCCGgtcgagaagaagaaaaagcgcACGCTGGGCTTTTTGCGCAAGAAGACCGCCAATGAGCCCGAACTTGACGATGTGCAGTCTGTCACCAGCGGGGTGAGCAGGCTTACCACGACGACGCACGGCAGCACGAAGGGCCGGCTGTTTGGCCAGATCGGCAGCATTTTATCCGGTGGTAGCAGCAGTGGCCCGTCAGCCAAAGCACTGTATGCGTACACGGCGGGCGACGCGGACGAGGCCTCCATTATGCCCGGTGACGAGCTGcaggtgctggaggaggacaCCGGTTCGGGATGGACGCGCGTGCAGACGCCTGCTGGTGAGACAGGTCTGGTTCCTACGACGTATATCCAGGTGTCGCAGAGCAAGAAGCAGGGTCCCAAAGTGGCGCCGCGCAAGGGAGCTCGGCGCGTCAAGTATATGGAGATACTGTACGACTATGAGCCGCAgggcgacgacgagcttggCGTGGCTGTTGGCGACCGCGTGGCCGTGGTCACCGAGGACCCGGGCACCGGGTGGACAGAGGGCGAGATCGACGGTGTCAAGGGCCTGTTTCCAACGAGCTACGGACGGCTCGTCGAGTGA
- a CDS encoding 26S proteasome non-ATPase regulatory subunit 8: protein MSLEQLTSQLSKSFVANKYAECLKLLPQIKLLLIEQNLLVPSLTTAANPSDLAITRSILEIGALVSINSEDLNGFSSYITLLKPFYDLTNLPDSPNKNKLLSLYLLLLLTQGDLALFHIELERLANFGLSVDELEKDQYFAIPIKFEKWIIDGDFYKVYELLSSKHSFPCKEFNLFEKELLDSIRLTIATNIESSYTTLPLENLKLLLFLKNLDDVKSYIDQMGWFVDNGEVHFDKRSSAIEDEINDEKQILKNALTYAKEMESIV, encoded by the coding sequence ATGTCGTTGGAACAACTCACCTCCCAATTATCCAAGAGCTTTGTGGCAAACAAGTACGCGGAGTGCTTGAAGCTGCTTCCGCAAATTAAGCTGCTGCTTATAGAGCAGAATCTGCTTGTTCCGTCGCTCACGACGGCCGCCAACCCGAGCGACCTGGCCATCACTCGTTCCATTTTGGAGATCGGCGCGCTGGTGTCGATCAATTCGGAAGACCTCAACGGGTTCTCCAGCTACATCACACTGCTCAAGCCGTTCTACGACCTCACCAACCTGCCAGACTCGCCtaacaaaaacaagctgCTCAGCTTGTATCTTTTGCTGCTTCTCACACAGGGAGATCTCGCCCTGTTCCACATCGAGCTCGAACGGCTGGCAAACTTTGGTCTCTcggtggacgagctggaaaaagatcaatATTTCGCCATTCCAATCAAGTTCGAAAAATGGATCATCGACGGCGACTTTTACAAAGtgtacgagctgctgagctcCAAACACAGCTTCCCATGCAAGGAATTCAACTTGtttgagaaagagctgctggactccATTCGTCTTACGATCGCCACCAACATCGAGTCCAGCTACACTACTCTGCCGCTGGAAAACTTGAAACTGTTgctttttctgaaaaacctTGACGACGTCAAATCTTACATAGACCAGATGGGCTGGTTTGTGGACAACGGCGAAGTCCACTTTGACAAGCGCAGCTCTGCGATAGAAGACGAGATCAACGACGAAAagcaaattttgaaaaacgCTCTAACCTACGCCAAGGAGATGGAGAGCATTGTGTAA
- a CDS encoding KIN2 Serine/threonine protein kinase involved in regulation of exocytosis has protein sequence MPVAEGAEQQPRLMPGMEFNPSPATAAPSTPKRQSSKAGSRHTSQQQQQQPQFHRKSIGDWDFAKTIGAGSMGKVKLARHRVTNEICAVKVVPRAAKIWQRQHMNDPPTSDPNELAKRRKEYEKELARDRRTIKEGALGRIIYHPYICRLYEMFSMTNHYYMLFEYVSGGQMLDYIVSHGSIKERQARKFCRGIASALDYCHSNNIVHRDLKIENIMISKNGDIKIIDFGLSNMFDSRNLLKTYCGSLYFAAPELLSAHPYIGPEVDVWSFGVVLYVLVCGKVPFDDQSVSALHEKIKRGNVEYPDGLSKECVSLMSRMLVVDPTRRATLKEVMNHPWMVKGFESAPSNYLPHRIPIELPLDPEVISTIVNYELGTEENVIRELTEILQSEAYQLATKNWYIKNTQEDLSKYDPTLPDPTIAYHPLISIYHLVDEMLRRKKVKEDKYGRLTQPVTSSETHQPQALPPSQEPNATTPVLTFPQAAYTSPHQQSSVGPASQIQRNRVVSHEVSANPAFSPVQQQGDSQSGFTNNLFRKFSGRKPKNEHAPEELSPVEDNSELRVSKFASRQNDVVRRVGSMKITSKEKQQSQFPPLPLSSKQQIQHHQRAASAYTSSDVKAAQMEAVDQAMRQKLPSTNTSTEPTRYHPTARAKSLGHARKNSLNIPKSNNYSIAPDAPPVPQLGLPSNMVDDGFFDPVDMDEVTFEDDYSKPNRRLSDDAIISQFEHAPPGSMPSIEYPRTLFLKGFFSVQTTSTKPLPIIRYDIISVLPQLGVKYTEVKGGFVCVHYPSIVSFGDRAKKAEKEGDESRADTAVEVEELSSEDTPSKQYIKRSSLSSSSSGEKHRQAHDEQDIENVAERAVSAISNASASSKNGHRRKFSLGNAVLGSHKKQKEKLSVSTNVSNIQDVTYPTTPAPANVNRRSSVDSSESTTFEEPYGGSDMLISSRLEQQNKPRSPSVANAPTLDTNRHSEKVSASKSPLKFEIHIVKVPLVGLYGVQFKKISGNTWLYKSLAGEILSRLNL, from the coding sequence ATGCCTGTCGCAGAGGGCGCAGAGCAGCAACCGAGGCTGATGCCAGGCATGGAGTTTAATCCATCGCCggcaacagcagcaccaaGCACACCGAAAAGACAGTCTTCCAAGGCCGGCTCGAGACACACGTcgcaacaacaacaacaacagccGCAGTTCCACCGCAAATCTATTGGTGACTGGGATTTTGCCAAAACGATCGGTGCCGGATCCATGGGAAAGGTGAAACTGGCAAGACATAGAGTCACTAATGAGATCTGCGCTGTGAAAGTGGTGCCCAGGGCAGCAAAAATATGGCAGAGACAACATATGAATGATCCGCCCACTTCTGATCCAAATGAGTTGGCGAAACGACGCAAAGAATACGAAAAGGAACTCGCAAGAGACAGGAGAACAATCAAGGAAGGCGCGCTTGGTAGAATCATCTACCATCCTTACATTTGTCGACTCTATGAAATGTTTTCAATGACAAACCATTACTATATGCTTTTTGAGTACGTGTCAGGTGGACAGATGCTAGACTACATTGTGTCGCACGGCTCGATCAAAGAAAGACAGGCCAGGAAGTTCTGCCGGGGTATTGCATCGGCCTTGGATTATTGCCACTCCAACAACATTGTCCATAGAGATTTGAAGATCGAGAACATCATGATCAGCAAAAATGGAGATATAAAAATCATCGACTTTGGTCTTTCCAACATGTTTGACAGCCGCAACCTTCTGAAAACATATTGCGGCTCGCTTTACTTCGCAGCACCCGAACTCCTTTCTGCGCATCCGTATATCGGCCCAGAAGTCGATGTGTGGTCCTTTGGAGTGGTCCTTTACGTTCTCGTCTGCGGCAAGGTTCCATTTGACGACCAAAGTGTCAGTGCACTTCATGAGAAAATCAAACGTGGCAACGTTGAGTACCCTGACGGCTTATCGAAGGAATGCGTATCTTTAATGTCTCGCATGTTAGTCGTTGATCCGACCAGAAGAGCAACATTGAAGGAGGTCATGAACCACCCGTGGATGGTCAAGGGGTTCGAAAGTGCACCCTCTAATTATCTTCCCCACAGAATTCCAATTGAGCTGCCTTTAGATCCAGAAGTGATCAGCACCATCGTTAACTATGAGCTGGgaacagaagaaaatgTCATTAGAGAACTGACAGAGATACTGCAATCAGAGGCGTACCAACTGGCCACCAAGAATTGGTACATCAAGAATACTCAGGAGGATCTGTCGAAGTACGACCCTACGCTTCCTGACCCCACTATCGCATATCACCCTTTAATATCTATTTATCATcttgttgacgagatgctaagaagaaagaaggtCAAGGAAGACAAATATGGAAGATTAACCCAGCCCGTCACTTCGTCCGAAACTCATCAGCCACAGGCACTACCGCCTTCGCAGGAACCGAATGCTACCACCCCAGTCTTGACCTTCCCACAAGCGGCCTACACGTCTCCTCATCAGCAGTCGAGTGTGGGACCCGCTTCTCAAATACAGCGAAACCGTGTTGTCAGTCACGAAGTGTCTGCGAACCCTGCATTTAGTCctgttcaacaacaaggTGATTCTCAATCTGGATTCACCAACAACCTTTTCAGAAAGTTCAGTGGCAGGAAACCTAAGAACGAACATGCTCCGGAAGAGTTGTCTCCTGTGGAGGACAATTCAGAGCTTAGAGTTTCCAAGTTTGCTTCCAGACAGAACGATGTGGTGCGTAGGGTTGGAAGCATGAAGATCACGAGCAAGGAGAAACAACAGTCACAGTTCCCTCCATTGCCGTTATCGTCTAAGCAGCAGATACAGCACcaccaaagagctgcttCCGCATACACCTCGTCAGATGTCAAGGCCGCACAAATGGAAGCTGTTGACCAGGCTATGAGACAAAAGTTACCATCTACCAACACATCTACAGAACCAACGAGGTACCATCCTACAGCCAGAGCCAAGTCTTTGGGCCATGCAAGAAAGAATTCGCTCAATATTCCAAAGAGCAACAACTACTCTATTGCTCCAGACGCACCGCCTGTTCCACAGCTGGGACTGCCTTCTAACATGGTAGATGATGGGTTCTTTGATCCTGTTGACATGGACGAAGTCACTTTTGAGGATGACTATTCTAAACCAAACAGAAGGCTTTCGGACGACGCCATCATTTCTCAATTTGAGCACGCTCCTCCAGGATCAATGCCGTCCATTGAGTACCCACGTACCCTGTTCCTCAAAGGGTTCTTTTCCGTTCAAACCACGTCCACCAAGCCGTTGCCTATTATTAGGTACGATATCATCAGCGTTCTTCCGCAGCTTGGTGTGAAATACACTGAAGTGAAGGGTGGATTTGTGTGTGTCCACTATCCATCAATTGTGTCTTTTGGCGACCGAGCTAAAAAGGCCGAAAAGGAAGGAGACGAAAGCAGAGCTGACACAGCTGTCGAGGTTGAAGAGCTCAGCTCTGAAGACACTCCATCCAAACAATACATCAAAAGGTCGTCTTTGTCGTCTTCGAGTTCCGGAGAGAAACACCGTCAAGCCCATGATGAGCAGGACATCGAAAACGTTGCAGAACGCGCCGTGTCCGCAATTTCTAACGCTTCAGCCTCGTCGAAGAATGGTCACAGAAGGAAATTCTCTCTTGGTAATGCTGTGTTGGGCAGCCATaagaaacaaaaagaaaaacttTCGGTTTCCACAAACGTCTCAAACATCCAGGACGTTACATATCCTACGACGCCTGCGCCTGCCAATGTCAACCGTAGGAGCTCGGTGGATAGCTCTGAGTCGACCACCTTTGAAGAGCCGTATGGAGGTTCCGACATGCTCATTTCGAGTCGGCTGGAACAACAGAACAAGCCAAGATCGCCTTCTGTTGCCAACGCTCCGACGTTGGATACAAACCGGCACTCCGAAAAGGTTTCTGCCAGCAAGAGCCCTCTGAAGTTTGAGATTCATATTGTCAAGGTTCCCCTGGTCGGTCTTTATGGTGTCCAGTTCAAGAAGATTTCGGGTAACACTTGGTTGTACAAGTCTCTTGCTGGAGAGATCCTTTCGAGGCTCAATCTATAG